The following are encoded together in the Ralstonia insidiosa genome:
- a CDS encoding DUF4936 family protein, translating to MADHLFVYFRIAEREAAAALPRWQRWLDTVEEATGVAGTVMRRPELRDGQATWMECYHDIPPAFTATLAGLWETGGPREFVAGERHAELFVDLENG from the coding sequence ATGGCCGACCACCTGTTCGTCTACTTCCGCATCGCTGAACGCGAGGCTGCCGCCGCCCTGCCACGCTGGCAACGCTGGCTCGACACGGTGGAAGAAGCGACCGGCGTGGCCGGCACGGTGATGCGTCGCCCCGAGCTACGCGACGGGCAGGCCACGTGGATGGAGTGCTACCACGACATCCCGCCGGCCTTTACCGCCACGCTGGCCGGTCTGTGGGAGACCGGCGGCCCGCGCGAATTTGTTGCAGGCGAACGCCATGCCGAGCTTTTCGTCGATCTGGAAAACGGTTAG
- a CDS encoding DNA polymerase III subunit delta', with translation MMLYPWQSADWARLQAMRAKLPHAILLNGQAGTGKRDFAMHFAQGLLCDTPAADGQPCGTCAACNWFAQGNHPDFHLVRPEAMEDAPETEKDAEGKKKAPSKIIRMEQVRNLIEGIGVGTHRAGLRVVVLYPLDALQTEGANALLKTLEEPPQDTVFLLVTDRIDRILPTILSRCRQFPLQPPQPEAARQWLERQGVPHAQSLLAEYGNAPLAALAAAESEDRPLLQFLLEQLGQGAKLDALATADHLQKLSVPAVLSTMHRWVFDLMAARLAGRPRYFPGQRDALQRCASAIPLDRLERFARALPERRRTEQHPLAARLVIESLLLDYRQLFPAA, from the coding sequence ATGATGCTTTATCCTTGGCAGTCCGCTGACTGGGCGCGCCTGCAGGCCATGCGGGCCAAGCTGCCGCACGCCATCCTGCTGAACGGCCAGGCCGGCACCGGCAAGCGCGATTTCGCCATGCACTTTGCGCAAGGCCTGCTGTGCGACACGCCCGCGGCCGACGGTCAGCCATGCGGTACCTGCGCGGCCTGCAACTGGTTCGCACAGGGCAATCACCCGGACTTCCACCTCGTGCGCCCCGAGGCGATGGAAGACGCCCCCGAGACGGAGAAGGACGCCGAGGGCAAGAAGAAGGCGCCCAGCAAGATCATCCGCATGGAGCAGGTGCGCAACCTGATCGAAGGCATTGGCGTGGGCACGCACCGGGCTGGGCTGCGCGTGGTGGTGCTGTACCCGCTGGATGCGCTGCAGACCGAGGGTGCCAACGCGCTCCTCAAGACGCTGGAGGAGCCGCCGCAGGACACCGTCTTCCTGCTGGTGACGGACCGCATCGACCGCATCCTGCCGACCATCCTGTCGCGCTGCCGGCAGTTTCCGCTGCAGCCGCCGCAGCCTGAGGCCGCGCGCCAATGGCTGGAGCGGCAGGGTGTGCCGCACGCGCAGAGCCTGCTGGCTGAGTACGGCAACGCACCGCTGGCCGCGCTGGCGGCCGCCGAGTCCGAAGACCGACCGCTGCTGCAGTTTCTGCTCGAACAACTGGGCCAGGGCGCGAAACTCGATGCACTGGCGACCGCCGATCATTTACAGAAATTGTCGGTTCCAGCCGTTCTCAGTACCATGCACCGATGGGTCTTTGATCTGATGGCGGCGAGGTTGGCGGGGCGCCCACGGTATTTCCCAGGGCAGCGCGACGCGTTGCAACGTTGCGCGAGCGCCATCCCGCTGGACCGCCTGGAACGTTTCGCGCGCGCCTTGCCAGAGCGGCGCCGCACCGAGCAGCACCCGCTGGCTGCGCGCCTTGTCATCGAAAGCCTTTTGCTGGATTACCGGCAGCTCTTTCCAGCTGCCTGA
- a CDS encoding YgfZ/GcvT domain-containing protein, protein MNDVFQDFVDTLSFPPLDVQFDAAARGSVLCPPTNLARIAVEGADAAEFLHNQLTNAVTGLGPNQARLAGYCSPKGRLLATLLMWRQADTIVLQADKLVAPALTKRLSMFVLRAKAKLRPMDEFIAIGVAGPDAADALRAAGAVLPEFDAIYAVAQQPATVGQQVGAVIRLPDADGRPRYQWMVHAEHFQHAWKTLSSRLSLVGTEVWDWLSLQAGVPQITLPTQEQFVPQMVNLELLGGVDFKKGCYPGQEIVARSQYRGTLKRRMQRAHVNAPTSAGAEVYSAADPNQPCGMVVNAAMAPDGGTDLLVELKLDALETVIHLATFDGPVLTLQNLPYTIPVSENA, encoded by the coding sequence ATGAATGACGTTTTTCAGGATTTCGTCGATACGCTCAGCTTTCCGCCGCTCGACGTACAGTTTGACGCTGCCGCACGCGGTAGCGTTCTGTGCCCGCCGACCAATCTCGCGCGCATTGCCGTTGAAGGCGCGGATGCGGCCGAATTCCTCCATAACCAGCTGACCAACGCCGTCACGGGCCTGGGGCCTAACCAGGCGCGCCTGGCCGGCTACTGCTCGCCCAAGGGGCGCCTGCTGGCCACGCTGTTGATGTGGCGCCAGGCCGATACGATCGTGCTGCAGGCCGACAAGCTGGTCGCCCCGGCGCTGACCAAACGCCTGTCGATGTTCGTGCTGCGCGCCAAGGCCAAGCTGCGTCCGATGGACGAGTTCATCGCCATCGGCGTGGCCGGACCGGATGCGGCTGACGCCCTGCGGGCCGCCGGCGCCGTGCTGCCGGAGTTCGACGCCATCTACGCCGTCGCACAGCAGCCGGCCACGGTGGGCCAGCAGGTTGGTGCAGTCATCCGCCTGCCCGACGCCGACGGCCGCCCGCGCTATCAATGGATGGTGCACGCCGAGCATTTCCAGCATGCATGGAAGACGCTGTCGTCACGCCTCTCGCTCGTCGGCACCGAGGTGTGGGACTGGTTGAGCTTGCAGGCCGGTGTGCCGCAAATCACCCTGCCCACGCAAGAGCAGTTCGTTCCGCAGATGGTGAACCTGGAGTTGCTGGGCGGTGTCGATTTCAAAAAGGGCTGCTACCCCGGCCAGGAAATCGTCGCGCGAAGTCAGTATCGCGGCACGCTCAAGCGGCGCATGCAGCGCGCCCACGTGAACGCCCCCACCTCCGCAGGCGCCGAGGTCTACAGCGCAGCTGATCCGAACCAGCCGTGTGGCATGGTCGTGAACGCGGCGATGGCACCAGACGGCGGCACGGACCTGCTCGTCGAGCTGAAGCTGGATGCGCTGGAGACCGTCATTCACCTCGCCACGTTTGACGGCCCGGTGCTGACGCTGCAGAACCTGCCGTACACGATTCCCGTTTCAGAAAACGCCTGA
- the tmk gene encoding dTMP kinase has protein sequence MTGKFITFEGIDGAGKSTHLAWFAQQLQAKLAPQGKKVVVTREPGGTPLGERLREVLLHERMHLETEALLMFASRREHIAEVIQPALDAGDWVISDRFTDATFAYQGGGRGLAIDRLEALEQWVQQGLQPTKTILFDLAPEIAAARLADARTPDKFEAESALFFLRTRAEYLRRAAEEPQRFVVLDANRERGELQKDLEQLLATL, from the coding sequence ATGACTGGCAAGTTCATCACATTCGAAGGTATCGACGGGGCGGGCAAGAGCACGCACCTGGCGTGGTTCGCTCAGCAATTGCAGGCCAAGCTCGCACCGCAAGGCAAGAAGGTGGTCGTCACCCGTGAGCCGGGTGGCACACCGCTGGGCGAACGCCTGCGTGAAGTGCTGCTGCACGAGCGCATGCATCTGGAAACCGAAGCGCTGCTGATGTTCGCCAGCCGCCGTGAGCACATCGCCGAGGTGATTCAGCCCGCGCTCGACGCTGGTGACTGGGTCATCTCCGACCGTTTCACCGACGCTACCTTCGCTTACCAGGGCGGGGGCAGGGGCTTGGCCATCGACCGGCTCGAAGCCCTGGAGCAGTGGGTGCAGCAGGGCCTGCAGCCAACCAAGACCATCCTCTTCGACCTGGCCCCTGAAATTGCCGCCGCACGCCTGGCCGACGCCCGCACGCCCGACAAGTTCGAAGCCGAGTCCGCCCTGTTCTTCCTGCGCACGCGTGCAGAATACCTGCGCCGCGCCGCCGAAGAACCGCAGCGTTTTGTCGTGCTGGATGCCAACCGCGAGCGCGGTGAACTCCAGAAAGACTTAGAGCAATTGCTTGCAACGCTTTGA
- a CDS encoding sterol desaturase family protein: MSSHQQLLLISACILGFGAMEFVTRRYQASVSGKATANDAWLEVLMFVSLVAITQPIALLGSNALCNWLMPAQHNAWANLPWWAMTGLLLIGDDLTQYLWHRASHSPLLWPLHRAHHSSSYMSVRITYRNNFFYYLMMPGLWIGGVAVYLGFGSVYGVYLVVKVAVILGAHCAWPWDAPLYRIRALRPLMWVIERTISTPATHWAHHALTNADGIGHYKGNFGNLLFFWDVLFGTAHITRKYPAQIGLQDDALYGAERWTAQMFYPLVQSKREHSALRPGGYGFTEVEPAQEQA, encoded by the coding sequence ATGAGTTCGCACCAGCAGTTGCTCCTGATCAGTGCCTGCATCCTGGGCTTTGGCGCCATGGAGTTCGTCACCCGGCGCTACCAGGCAAGTGTCAGCGGCAAGGCCACCGCCAACGATGCGTGGCTGGAAGTGCTGATGTTCGTCAGCCTGGTCGCCATCACTCAGCCGATCGCGCTGCTGGGCAGCAACGCGCTGTGCAACTGGCTCATGCCCGCGCAGCACAACGCCTGGGCCAACCTGCCGTGGTGGGCCATGACCGGCTTGCTGCTGATCGGCGATGACCTCACGCAATACCTGTGGCACCGCGCCTCGCATTCGCCGCTGCTGTGGCCGCTACACCGTGCGCACCACAGTTCGTCGTACATGAGCGTGCGCATCACGTACCGCAACAACTTCTTCTACTACCTGATGATGCCCGGCCTGTGGATTGGCGGAGTGGCGGTGTACCTGGGCTTTGGCAGCGTCTACGGGGTGTATCTGGTGGTGAAGGTGGCCGTTATCCTGGGTGCGCACTGCGCCTGGCCGTGGGACGCGCCGCTGTACCGCATTCGCGCGCTGCGCCCGCTGATGTGGGTGATCGAGCGCACCATTTCCACGCCCGCCACGCATTGGGCACATCACGCACTCACCAACGCCGACGGCATTGGCCATTACAAGGGCAATTTCGGCAACCTGCTGTTCTTCTGGGATGTGCTGTTCGGCACGGCGCATATCACGCGCAAATACCCTGCACAGATCGGCTTGCAGGATGACGCCTTGTACGGCGCAGAACGGTGGACTGCACAGATGTTCTATCCGCTGGTGCAATCCAAGCGTGAGCATTCGGCGCTGCGCCCGGGTGGCTATGGCTTTACGGAAGTCGAGCCGGCGCAAGAGCAGGCGTAG
- a CDS encoding PilZ domain-containing protein codes for MAAGTPTRPGIVSLAIKDEAGLHAAYMPFLKNGGIFVPTQRPYRIGEEVFLVLSLLDRPQKYQVAGKVAWITPVGTPNKTPGIGVHLGEDEPCRVLRRVVEELLGKQINSQRPTQTL; via the coding sequence ATGGCTGCTGGCACCCCGACGCGCCCGGGCATCGTCTCCCTGGCCATCAAGGATGAAGCCGGCCTGCACGCCGCCTACATGCCGTTCCTGAAGAACGGCGGCATCTTTGTGCCGACCCAGCGCCCTTACCGCATCGGTGAAGAAGTCTTCCTCGTGCTGTCGCTGCTGGACCGTCCGCAGAAGTACCAAGTTGCCGGCAAGGTGGCTTGGATCACGCCCGTCGGCACGCCCAACAAGACACCGGGGATCGGTGTGCACCTGGGTGAAGACGAGCCGTGCCGCGTGCTGCGCCGCGTGGTTGAAGAGTTGCTGGGCAAGCAGATCAACTCGCAGCGCCCCACGCAAACGCTCTGA
- the mltG gene encoding endolytic transglycosylase MltG — protein MFSFLKRLVVLAILIALAAAGGVVWWAQQPVSLPAPSLEVVIKPNSSVISVGKQLASAGVGVQPQLFSLVARATGNAKSLKAGGYELEAGATPLSILDKMARGEVTHYVVTVIEGWSMRQMRAAVDAEPALKHDTAGLSDADLMRKIGAPEANPEGLFFPDTYLFARGSSDVELYRHAYQAMQKRLADAWAKRPLDLPYKTPYEALTMASIIEKETGQKIDRPMIAAVFVNRLRKNMLLQTDPTVIYGIGAGFDGNLRKRDLQADTPYNTYTRAGLPPTPISLPGMASLQAALNPATSDALYFVARGDGSSQFSTNLTDHNRAVNKYVRGQP, from the coding sequence ATGTTCTCTTTTCTCAAACGCCTGGTTGTTCTGGCGATCCTGATCGCGCTTGCTGCGGCAGGCGGTGTGGTGTGGTGGGCCCAGCAGCCAGTGAGCCTTCCGGCCCCGTCGCTGGAAGTCGTGATCAAGCCGAATTCGAGCGTCATCTCGGTCGGCAAGCAGCTCGCCAGTGCGGGCGTGGGCGTGCAGCCGCAGTTGTTCTCGCTTGTGGCGCGCGCCACCGGCAACGCCAAGAGCCTGAAGGCGGGCGGTTACGAGCTGGAGGCGGGCGCCACGCCGCTGTCCATCCTCGACAAGATGGCACGCGGTGAGGTTACGCACTACGTCGTCACCGTCATTGAGGGCTGGTCGATGCGCCAGATGCGCGCGGCGGTGGATGCGGAGCCTGCGCTCAAGCACGACACGGCGGGCCTGTCCGATGCCGATCTGATGCGCAAGATTGGCGCGCCCGAAGCCAATCCGGAAGGCCTGTTCTTCCCCGATACCTATCTCTTTGCGCGCGGAAGCAGCGACGTGGAACTCTACCGCCACGCCTACCAGGCCATGCAGAAGCGCCTGGCCGACGCCTGGGCCAAGCGGCCGCTCGACCTGCCGTACAAGACCCCGTACGAGGCGCTGACCATGGCTTCCATCATCGAGAAAGAGACCGGCCAGAAGATCGACCGGCCGATGATCGCGGCGGTGTTCGTCAACCGCCTGCGCAAGAACATGCTGCTGCAGACCGACCCGACCGTCATCTACGGCATCGGTGCCGGCTTTGACGGCAATTTGCGCAAGCGCGACCTGCAGGCCGACACGCCGTACAACACCTACACGCGTGCCGGCCTGCCGCCCACGCCGATCTCGCTGCCGGGCATGGCCTCGTTGCAGGCGGCGCTGAATCCGGCAACATCCGATGCGCTGTACTTTGTGGCGCGCGGCGACGGCAGCAGCCAGTTTTCGACCAACCTGACGGACCACAACCGGGCCGTCAATAAATACGTGCGCGGCCAACCATGA
- a CDS encoding TatD family hydrolase, whose translation MFVDSHCHINFPDLRARLPELLTRMRENRVTHALCISVTLEDFPSVLEIAEQEPNVYATVGVHPDAEADIEEGTRIEEPTLERLLALADHPRVVGIGETGLDYYRLGDRTVADMEWQRDRFRTHIRASKQTGKPLVIHTRSSADDTLAIMREEGAEAARGVMHCFTESWDVAKAALDLGFYISFSGIVTFKNAVDLQETAKKVPLDRMLIETDSPYLAPVPFRGKTNEPAYVRHVGEFLATLRGEPLERIASATTENFFHLFNKIPR comes from the coding sequence ATGTTTGTCGATTCCCACTGCCATATCAATTTCCCGGATCTCCGGGCGCGCCTGCCGGAGTTGCTGACCCGTATGCGCGAAAACCGCGTCACGCACGCGCTGTGCATTTCCGTCACGCTGGAAGACTTCCCGAGCGTGCTGGAGATCGCCGAGCAGGAGCCAAACGTGTACGCCACCGTGGGTGTGCACCCGGATGCCGAAGCAGACATTGAAGAAGGCACACGCATCGAAGAACCGACGCTGGAGCGCCTGCTGGCGCTGGCCGATCACCCGCGTGTGGTCGGCATCGGCGAGACCGGGCTCGATTACTACCGCCTGGGCGACCGCACCGTGGCCGACATGGAGTGGCAGCGCGATCGCTTCCGCACGCATATCCGTGCCTCCAAGCAGACCGGCAAGCCGCTGGTGATCCATACGCGCTCATCGGCGGACGACACGCTGGCCATCATGCGCGAAGAGGGCGCCGAGGCTGCGCGCGGCGTCATGCACTGCTTTACCGAAAGCTGGGACGTGGCCAAGGCCGCGCTGGACCTGGGGTTCTATATCTCGTTTTCGGGCATCGTCACGTTCAAGAACGCGGTGGACCTGCAGGAGACTGCCAAGAAGGTGCCGCTGGACCGCATGCTGATCGAGACCGATTCGCCGTACCTGGCGCCGGTGCCGTTCCGCGGCAAGACCAATGAGCCGGCTTACGTGCGGCACGTGGGCGAATTCCTCGCCACGCTGCGTGGCGAGCCGCTGGAGCGCATCGCCAGTGCGACCACCGAGAATTTCTTCCATCTATTCAACAAAATACCGCGATAA
- a CDS encoding LysR family transcriptional regulator, with product MDLRRLSHVVALADTLHFARAAELVHLSQPAFSRSIQAIEDDLGIRLFDRDVGGVRPTAAGEFVIARGRKLLFEARCLQRDVDLYRDSQLGDTAFGVGPLLTATLMPQALHELRQQHPQVALRMEVGNWVQLLESLRTENIEFFAADVRDMPKDAALDIQPIGGQPPHLYVRAGHPLAQYEHTLREVWEYGIAVPKLLSPSKVELAALLGLPAGEEASIALECDNYGVLKTVALTTDTVLGATDAAVREELESGTLVRLAVKGWLSPPSITGIVRLHGRTSSPAAQAAIEAIVRAAKAINV from the coding sequence ATGGACTTGCGCCGCCTGAGTCACGTCGTTGCCCTGGCTGACACCCTGCACTTCGCCCGTGCCGCCGAATTGGTGCACCTGAGCCAGCCCGCCTTCAGCCGCAGTATCCAGGCCATTGAAGATGACCTGGGCATCCGCCTGTTCGACCGCGATGTGGGCGGCGTGCGCCCCACCGCAGCGGGTGAATTCGTGATCGCACGGGGGCGCAAACTGTTGTTCGAGGCACGGTGCCTGCAGCGTGACGTAGATCTCTACCGCGACAGCCAATTGGGCGACACCGCCTTCGGCGTGGGGCCGCTGTTGACCGCCACCCTGATGCCGCAAGCGCTGCATGAGCTACGGCAGCAGCATCCACAAGTGGCGCTGCGCATGGAGGTCGGCAACTGGGTGCAACTGCTGGAAAGCCTGCGCACGGAGAACATCGAGTTCTTCGCGGCAGACGTGCGTGACATGCCGAAAGATGCTGCGCTCGACATCCAGCCGATTGGCGGTCAGCCGCCCCACCTCTACGTGCGAGCCGGTCATCCGCTCGCGCAGTACGAGCACACGCTGCGCGAAGTGTGGGAGTACGGCATTGCCGTACCGAAGCTGCTGAGCCCCTCAAAAGTGGAACTGGCCGCCCTACTGGGCCTGCCTGCGGGCGAGGAAGCCAGCATCGCGCTCGAGTGCGACAACTATGGCGTGCTCAAGACAGTGGCGCTCACCACCGACACCGTGCTGGGTGCAACGGATGCCGCGGTACGGGAGGAGCTGGAGTCCGGCACGCTCGTCCGGCTGGCAGTGAAAGGCTGGCTGTCGCCGCCGTCCATCACGGGGATCGTGCGATTGCACGGCAGAACGTCATCGCCGGCGGCACAGGCAGCAATCGAAGCGATCGTGCGGGCCGCCAAGGCGATCAACGTATAG
- the egtB gene encoding ergothioneine biosynthesis protein EgtB: MRVSPAFDVPANTLPALPDLLQHYSAVRTQSLALAAPLSDADATVQSMDDASPAKWHLAHTTWFFEEFVLGPNVPGYRSPDARYRYLFNSYYETVGARHPRPRRGMLTRPTLDAVRTYRAHVDAAMQRLLAEGVSAELARLITLGLHHEQQHQELLLTDLLHLFAQNPLCPAYAQTRPAPVRATGAQPGWVEFQGGAAQIGKTDSSADFMFDCEGPRHTVWLEPYALATHPVTNREWITFMEDGGYRQPTLWLSDGWAWVQRDGIDAPLYWRSDVDGAAGWQQMSLHGLQPVDLDAPVTHLSFYEADAYARWAGARLPTEAEWEHAAEGTPVQGNFVERGALRPLPDHGIAQAGGLRQLFGDVWEWTASPYGPYPGFQPAEGAVGEYNAKFMCSQMVLRGGSCVSPEGHLRATYRNFFYPHQRWQFTGVRLARWA; the protein is encoded by the coding sequence ATGCGTGTATCGCCCGCCTTCGATGTGCCCGCCAATACCCTGCCGGCCCTGCCCGACCTCTTGCAGCACTACAGCGCCGTGCGGACACAGTCCCTGGCCCTGGCTGCGCCGCTGTCGGACGCCGATGCCACCGTCCAGTCGATGGACGACGCCAGCCCCGCCAAATGGCACCTGGCCCATACCACGTGGTTCTTCGAGGAGTTCGTCCTTGGCCCCAACGTCCCGGGTTACCGCTCGCCGGATGCGCGCTACCGCTACCTGTTCAACTCGTATTACGAGACCGTCGGCGCACGGCACCCACGCCCACGCCGGGGCATGCTCACGCGCCCCACACTCGATGCGGTGCGCACCTATCGCGCGCATGTGGATGCGGCCATGCAGCGGTTGCTGGCCGAAGGTGTATCAGCGGAGCTTGCCCGGCTGATTACGCTCGGGCTGCATCACGAGCAGCAGCACCAAGAACTGCTGTTGACCGATCTGCTGCACCTGTTCGCGCAGAATCCTCTGTGTCCGGCCTACGCGCAGACGCGCCCCGCGCCAGTACGCGCAACCGGAGCACAGCCAGGCTGGGTCGAGTTCCAGGGCGGCGCCGCGCAGATCGGCAAGACCGATTCCAGCGCCGATTTCATGTTCGACTGCGAGGGCCCGCGCCACACCGTCTGGCTGGAGCCCTACGCACTGGCGACGCACCCCGTCACCAACCGTGAGTGGATCACCTTCATGGAGGACGGCGGCTATCGCCAGCCCACGCTGTGGCTATCCGATGGCTGGGCCTGGGTGCAGCGCGATGGCATCGACGCCCCGCTCTACTGGCGCTCTGACGTAGATGGCGCGGCGGGTTGGCAGCAGATGTCGCTGCACGGTCTGCAGCCGGTAGATCTGGACGCGCCCGTCACGCACCTCAGCTTTTATGAGGCCGATGCCTATGCCCGCTGGGCCGGCGCCCGCCTGCCCACGGAGGCTGAATGGGAGCACGCCGCCGAGGGCACGCCAGTGCAAGGCAACTTTGTCGAGCGTGGTGCGCTCAGGCCATTGCCTGACCACGGCATCGCGCAGGCCGGTGGCTTGCGTCAACTGTTCGGGGACGTGTGGGAATGGACCGCCAGCCCGTACGGCCCCTACCCAGGCTTTCAGCCGGCCGAGGGCGCCGTGGGCGAATACAACGCCAAGTTCATGTGCAGCCAGATGGTGCTGCGCGGCGGGTCATGCGTGTCGCCCGAGGGGCATCTGCGGGCGACGTATCGCAACTTCTTCTATCCGCACCAGCGCTGGCAGTTCACCGGGGTGCGGCTGGCGCGGTGGGCGTGA
- a CDS encoding NRDE family protein, producing the protein MCLILTAWHAHPAYALVVAANRDEFYDRPAAPLAWWSDAPNVLAGRDLAQVVGHAGTWMGMTRDGRFAALTNYRAPSERRPDARSRGELVSNFLMAEEASIPTYLDSLTARDRAYNGYNLLTATRDELWWTSNRAEAPRKLAPGVYGLSNALLDTPWFKVRHRMAAFAEALAADTGRHGNALDVARYLNLMAETREAPTGALPETGVAPEWEKLLSAAFIRSPRYGTRATTVLRIRHDGCFDVTERRFDAQGQIGETRYLGALDTVTHADT; encoded by the coding sequence ATGTGTTTGATTCTCACGGCCTGGCACGCCCACCCCGCCTACGCGCTGGTGGTGGCCGCCAACCGGGACGAATTCTATGACCGCCCCGCCGCGCCGCTGGCGTGGTGGAGCGATGCGCCCAACGTGCTGGCCGGGCGTGATCTGGCCCAGGTGGTCGGCCACGCAGGCACGTGGATGGGGATGACGCGCGACGGCCGGTTTGCCGCGCTGACCAACTACCGTGCACCATCCGAACGCCGCCCGGATGCACGTTCGCGTGGTGAATTGGTCTCCAATTTTCTGATGGCCGAAGAGGCGTCGATCCCGACGTACCTCGACAGCTTGACCGCCCGCGACCGCGCCTACAACGGCTACAACCTGCTGACCGCCACGCGCGACGAACTCTGGTGGACTAGCAATCGCGCAGAGGCCCCACGCAAGCTGGCACCCGGCGTGTACGGGCTGTCGAATGCGCTGCTCGATACGCCGTGGTTCAAGGTGCGCCACCGCATGGCTGCGTTTGCCGAGGCCTTGGCCGCGGATACAGGCCGGCACGGCAACGCGCTGGACGTGGCGCGCTACCTCAACCTGATGGCCGAGACGCGAGAAGCCCCCACAGGTGCCCTGCCTGAAACAGGTGTGGCACCTGAGTGGGAAAAGCTGCTCTCCGCCGCCTTCATCCGCTCACCGCGCTATGGCACGCGTGCCACGACCGTGCTGCGCATCCGCCACGATGGCTGCTTCGACGTGACCGAGCGCCGCTTCGACGCACAGGGGCAGATTGGCGAGACGCGCTACCTCGGCGCGCTTGATACGGTCACGCACGCCGATACGTAA
- a CDS encoding ankyrin repeat domain-containing protein: protein MRKITLAASLAMALSSAAFAAPQDDLRAAVEYNRPVLVQKYVAQGVDPNLNTREGNPLLVDALKDKNIEVAEALIRAKNIDFERTNAAGENALMMAAYQGLLPMVKLMVETYDVEVNKTGWTALHYAATNGHDDVVKYLLDHAAYIDAESPNATTPLMMAAMSGHITTVKLLLDEGADMNLRNQQKMDVIDFAKRYHQDEIAAGLESRRRKLAEQAGKPAPALAPAAAAQPAKPVVPDAPTPMPAAKPAEAAPRSQDAIGTPTNMLFDSNR, encoded by the coding sequence ATGCGAAAAATCACACTGGCGGCCAGCTTGGCGATGGCGCTGTCGAGCGCCGCATTCGCCGCGCCGCAGGACGACCTGCGCGCTGCGGTGGAATACAACCGGCCGGTGCTGGTGCAGAAGTACGTTGCGCAGGGCGTGGACCCGAACCTGAACACGCGGGAAGGCAATCCGCTGCTGGTGGATGCGCTCAAGGACAAGAACATCGAGGTGGCCGAGGCGCTGATCCGCGCCAAGAACATCGACTTCGAGCGCACCAATGCCGCCGGCGAGAACGCCCTGATGATGGCGGCCTACCAGGGCCTGCTGCCGATGGTGAAGCTGATGGTGGAAACGTATGACGTGGAGGTCAACAAGACCGGCTGGACCGCGCTGCACTACGCCGCCACCAACGGGCATGATGACGTCGTCAAATACCTGCTCGACCACGCCGCCTACATCGATGCGGAAAGCCCCAACGCCACGACACCGCTGATGATGGCGGCCATGAGCGGCCACATCACCACGGTCAAGCTGCTGCTGGACGAGGGCGCGGACATGAACCTGCGCAACCAGCAGAAGATGGACGTGATCGACTTTGCCAAGCGATATCACCAGGACGAGATTGCGGCCGGGCTGGAGTCACGCCGACGCAAGCTGGCAGAGCAGGCGGGCAAGCCCGCGCCTGCGCTGGCACCCGCAGCGGCAGCGCAGCCTGCAAAGCCTGTGGTGCCCGACGCACCAACGCCGATGCCGGCTGCCAAACCGGCCGAGGCGGCACCGCGTAGCCAAGACGCGATCGGCACCCCCACCAACATGCTGTTCGACAGCAACCGCTAG